A genomic region of Pseudoalteromonas piscicida contains the following coding sequences:
- a CDS encoding YggN family protein — MNRLLSAIALSCAVFTSSAYANNKCDVELGHGLIITDNEIRIVDDGQTRIQINNDSQLFILGRWIELDQEGEKVVREYSLGIRDTVPELVNLATDGVNLGLSAIEQVVEGMSDKEPEVLKTQLQYVERALMDKFKRGDDFFFIAPQSLSKIDDFFTKEISQKIHSAVHGSLGSILVSLGDAFKSREGNIEDRINDMGQRMEIISKEIDKSLQKKAHQLEEKAAEYCECLNTLDQTEEKLQRIVPELVAYDLVQIRS, encoded by the coding sequence ATGAATCGATTACTCAGCGCGATAGCCTTGTCTTGTGCCGTATTTACGTCTTCTGCTTATGCTAACAATAAGTGCGATGTTGAACTTGGGCATGGTCTTATCATCACTGACAACGAAATTCGTATCGTTGATGATGGTCAGACCCGAATTCAAATCAACAATGATAGTCAGCTTTTTATTTTAGGCCGCTGGATTGAGTTAGATCAGGAAGGGGAGAAAGTGGTGCGCGAGTATTCTTTAGGAATACGGGATACCGTTCCTGAGCTGGTTAATCTGGCGACCGATGGCGTCAACCTTGGGTTGAGTGCAATTGAGCAAGTAGTTGAGGGGATGTCCGACAAAGAACCTGAAGTGCTCAAAACGCAGTTGCAATACGTTGAACGTGCGCTGATGGATAAGTTTAAGCGTGGAGATGATTTCTTTTTTATCGCACCACAGTCACTTTCTAAAATTGATGATTTCTTTACTAAAGAGATCAGCCAAAAAATTCACTCTGCTGTTCATGGTTCGTTGGGCTCTATTTTAGTCTCTTTGGGGGATGCATTTAAATCTCGCGAAGGGAATATCGAAGATCGCATTAACGATATGGGGCAACGCATGGAGATTATTTCGAAAGAGATAGATAAATCGCTGCAGAAAAAGGCCCATCAATTAGAAGAAAAAGCGGCAGAATATTGCGAGTGCTTAAACACCTTAGATCAAACGGAAGAAAAACTACAGCGTATAGTACCTGAGCTAGTTGCTTACGATCTCGTCCAGATCCGCTCATAA
- a CDS encoding Lcl C-terminal domain-containing protein, giving the protein MKIIATILFTLSFTAVCQAQTCVGTSSNTSRYTINSNGTVLDSQTGLMWQRCNFGQSYNATSQSCEDNAQQLTWQQALMVANEDQFAGFTDWQVPNVKELASIVYHECVTPAINITVFPTTKSNNYWSATTQTSQPQFAWVYQFADGKNNPTIKTADAFVRLVRYYQ; this is encoded by the coding sequence ATGAAAATTATTGCAACTATACTATTTACTTTGTCATTCACGGCTGTTTGCCAAGCGCAAACTTGCGTTGGTACCAGCTCTAATACCAGCCGCTATACGATAAACAGCAACGGTACTGTGCTGGATAGCCAAACGGGATTAATGTGGCAGCGCTGCAACTTTGGGCAAAGTTATAACGCGACTTCTCAAAGCTGTGAAGACAATGCTCAGCAACTTACTTGGCAACAGGCATTGATGGTTGCCAACGAAGACCAATTTGCAGGGTTTACAGATTGGCAAGTGCCCAACGTTAAAGAACTAGCCAGTATTGTGTATCATGAGTGTGTGACTCCAGCAATAAACATAACGGTATTTCCAACGACCAAAAGTAATAATTATTGGTCGGCTACGACCCAAACTAGCCAACCTCAGTTTGCTTGGGTGTATCAGTTTGCTGATGGTAAAAATAATCCAACTATTAAAACAGCGGATGCCTTTGTCAGGTTAGTGAGATACTATCAATAG
- a CDS encoding Lcl C-terminal domain-containing protein, which produces MNAFKGSWVVLALILTGCGGGSGSDEPSQVSASVNAGADVQVTEKTEVTLNAQASPAGGTFNWQVISGANVSEFPITEQQAAFVAPDIKADVNLLIQVDYVAPDGSLASDQVTVAIKSNNQLPIPSISQSAPETLPAKYKDTIVLSGAGSSDPDENGQVVAYQWQQVSGPTTIQPTGLNTATLSFVHPLLATSQASIWQLTVTDDEGGQASTQFTLGLLANSDVVVADAGSDQQVQEFDEVTLDGSNSDTVSGQKQCVWRQVTSGTQIALSSVTGCSTTFNAPDQNILSQVEFELTVTDSQNRSATDNVRIDIEKKPLGKLNDSGQTACFNNTDVITCSMTQFSAQDAQRGRDNFATQVAKEGSGRAGFDFTKLNRFADELPDDATDFACVRDNVTGLIWEVKEASSGTLPNTSSRNAQNSYTWYVEVDGAIAEGSVQAAANTTCPQDSHCGIQALIDEVNNPAVGEQSYCGGNNWRLPTYMELLGLLDYGNASTAVIDEALFPNLPSTTTLGHRYYWTLQSSLDGTGGTLRRAYVIDMDTGNDFAVEKSSSAFVRLVRNP; this is translated from the coding sequence ATGAATGCATTCAAGGGAAGTTGGGTTGTACTTGCGTTAATATTAACGGGTTGTGGCGGAGGCTCTGGGAGTGATGAACCGAGCCAAGTCAGCGCATCGGTTAACGCGGGTGCTGATGTCCAAGTAACTGAAAAAACAGAAGTTACCTTGAATGCACAAGCATCACCCGCAGGTGGTACTTTTAACTGGCAAGTTATCTCTGGTGCAAACGTCAGTGAATTTCCAATTACGGAGCAACAAGCCGCTTTTGTTGCTCCGGATATTAAAGCCGATGTCAATTTACTTATTCAGGTTGATTATGTTGCGCCTGATGGCAGTCTTGCAAGCGACCAAGTGACGGTTGCTATCAAATCTAACAATCAATTACCTATACCAAGTATCAGCCAAAGTGCACCGGAAACACTACCAGCCAAATATAAAGACACTATCGTCCTAAGTGGCGCAGGCTCTTCCGATCCAGATGAAAATGGACAAGTGGTTGCTTATCAGTGGCAGCAAGTAAGTGGTCCCACAACAATACAGCCAACGGGGTTGAATACGGCTACTTTATCTTTTGTTCATCCATTATTGGCTACCTCTCAGGCGTCAATCTGGCAGTTGACGGTTACCGATGATGAAGGCGGACAAGCCAGTACCCAGTTTACCCTCGGGCTACTTGCGAATTCGGATGTGGTAGTGGCAGATGCTGGGAGCGACCAGCAAGTGCAAGAGTTTGATGAGGTCACGCTTGACGGTTCAAACAGTGATACTGTATCTGGTCAGAAACAGTGTGTATGGCGGCAGGTGACGTCTGGCACTCAGATAGCGTTAAGTTCTGTTACCGGGTGTTCAACAACGTTTAATGCACCAGATCAAAATATTTTGTCGCAAGTGGAATTTGAGCTGACTGTTACTGACTCGCAAAACCGCTCTGCTACTGACAACGTGCGCATTGATATCGAGAAAAAGCCATTAGGTAAACTAAACGATAGTGGCCAAACTGCATGTTTTAACAATACGGATGTGATCACCTGCAGTATGACGCAGTTTTCGGCTCAAGATGCGCAGCGTGGGCGTGATAATTTTGCCACTCAGGTGGCGAAAGAAGGCAGTGGGCGAGCAGGTTTTGACTTCACCAAACTAAATCGCTTTGCGGATGAATTGCCTGATGACGCTACGGACTTTGCTTGTGTTCGTGATAACGTCACAGGACTTATTTGGGAAGTAAAGGAAGCAAGTTCGGGTACATTACCAAATACTTCTTCTCGCAACGCACAAAATAGTTATACCTGGTATGTTGAGGTAGACGGGGCGATTGCTGAGGGGAGTGTGCAGGCTGCAGCAAATACAACCTGCCCGCAGGATAGCCACTGTGGTATTCAAGCTTTGATTGATGAAGTGAATAACCCTGCCGTTGGAGAGCAAAGTTACTGCGGTGGTAACAATTGGCGCTTACCAACTTATATGGAACTACTTGGGCTACTTGATTACGGCAATGCAAGTACTGCGGTGATAGATGAAGCGCTTTTCCCTAACTTACCTAGCACAACCACGCTTGGTCATCGCTATTACTGGACCTTGCAGTCGAGTTTAGATGGTACTGGAGGCACGCTGAGAAGAGCTTATGTTATCGACATGGATACGGGCAATGATTTTGCAGTAGAAAAGTCTAGCAGCGCATTTGTTAGGTTGGTAAGGAATCCTTAG
- a CDS encoding DUF2982 domain-containing protein: protein MSGIHMLEAKLRATADRNGVEFMLVGAIGLVVIMLFVNLRGTAITIVEIFLASAMLVAIFVGFLKSQQPYFSLYFTEQEFRYVHKYGAWLLSIVNFHSSGIPKVQQGVETLELNAVGIKLNDIDAFLLNLTPRLAGKLLIEQRHIFLQAVKMHCENGNCPSEWLIEETVFRSKAGKEYTGLMAMFANRMDNLKTVTGYDLLIPATALDRDIWQFSVMLNRWKLNPKEVVKALLEEQTTY from the coding sequence ATGTCTGGTATACACATGCTTGAAGCAAAACTACGTGCAACCGCTGACCGCAATGGCGTTGAATTTATGCTGGTTGGTGCAATTGGATTGGTTGTTATCATGCTTTTTGTCAACTTGCGTGGTACAGCTATTACTATTGTAGAAATATTTCTTGCCAGCGCCATGTTAGTGGCTATTTTTGTTGGCTTTCTCAAAAGTCAGCAACCATATTTTAGTTTATATTTTACAGAACAAGAGTTTAGGTATGTGCATAAATATGGAGCTTGGCTGCTATCCATTGTAAACTTCCATTCCAGCGGCATTCCCAAAGTTCAACAAGGTGTTGAAACACTTGAGTTAAATGCAGTTGGTATTAAACTTAATGATATTGATGCGTTTTTATTAAATTTAACACCTAGACTTGCGGGTAAATTATTGATCGAGCAGCGGCATATTTTTTTACAAGCTGTTAAAATGCATTGTGAAAATGGCAACTGCCCATCTGAATGGTTGATAGAAGAAACCGTTTTTCGCTCCAAGGCGGGAAAAGAATATACTGGTTTAATGGCAATGTTTGCAAACCGGATGGATAATTTAAAGACAGTGACGGGATATGATTTATTGATCCCCGCGACTGCCTTAGACAGGGATATTTGGCAATTTTCAGTCATGTTAAACCGCTGGAAACTTAACCCTAAAGAGGTGGTAAAAGCATTGTTAGAAGAACAAACCACCTACTGA
- a CDS encoding efflux RND transporter periplasmic adaptor subunit yields the protein MRHQSGKALFPFIIVVLVVISGYLYLPASEGKMSGNSAPVTSVQAHTVTKEERIIAVHSIGSARANQAINVSSAQSDYVAALYFDDGDVVKKGDQLVQLRDAEEKLDIEALKVTLKEEIRQLNRLKDLAKTQSAARSQLEAQSAKVDTLTAQLEATKTKLAEMTIYAPFDGLLGTRNVSIGSFVNNNTVITTLDDISIIKVDFQVPEKYLAQLQLGMQVNAQSEAYPEQLFTGKVSHIDPRINEQTRSVRVTASFTNLDHKLRPGMLLHMGLELARLQALVVPEKSIIPRQDKHFVFVIDDQGKAQQREVHLQTRFSGWVAIDEGLTEGQQVITEGTLKIRSGSKVEVKG from the coding sequence ATGCGTCATCAATCAGGAAAAGCACTGTTTCCTTTTATCATTGTAGTGCTAGTCGTCATCAGCGGCTATTTATATTTACCAGCCTCGGAAGGCAAAATGAGTGGCAACTCGGCACCCGTAACCTCCGTTCAAGCTCATACCGTAACCAAAGAGGAACGTATTATTGCTGTTCACTCTATTGGTTCCGCCAGAGCAAATCAAGCTATCAACGTGAGTAGCGCCCAAAGCGACTATGTGGCAGCCCTATATTTCGATGACGGAGACGTAGTAAAAAAAGGCGATCAGCTAGTCCAGTTGCGTGATGCCGAAGAGAAACTCGATATCGAAGCGCTGAAAGTGACGCTAAAGGAAGAAATTAGACAACTAAACCGCCTTAAAGACCTCGCAAAAACTCAATCGGCGGCTCGCTCTCAACTAGAAGCGCAATCAGCAAAGGTAGACACCTTAACTGCACAATTAGAAGCCACCAAAACAAAACTCGCCGAGATGACCATTTATGCGCCATTTGATGGATTATTGGGTACTCGAAATGTCTCTATCGGTAGCTTCGTAAACAACAATACAGTGATCACCACACTCGATGACATTAGCATCATTAAAGTGGATTTTCAGGTACCAGAAAAATACCTAGCGCAACTACAACTTGGTATGCAAGTGAATGCACAAAGCGAAGCTTACCCAGAGCAACTATTTACCGGTAAAGTCTCCCATATTGACCCGCGCATTAATGAACAAACGCGCTCGGTACGAGTGACAGCGAGCTTCACCAATCTAGACCATAAACTTCGCCCTGGTATGCTACTACATATGGGACTCGAACTGGCTCGATTACAAGCCCTTGTGGTGCCAGAAAAAAGCATCATTCCAAGACAAGATAAGCATTTTGTATTTGTCATTGACGACCAAGGTAAAGCGCAACAACGCGAAGTACACCTGCAAACTCGCTTTAGCGGCTGGGTAGCTATCGATGAAGGGCTTACAGAGGGACAACAAGTGATCACGGAAGGCACCCTGAAGATCCGCTCAGGCTCAAAAGTTGAAGTAAAGGGGTAA